In Sphingomonas crocodyli, a genomic segment contains:
- a CDS encoding alkene reductase has protein sequence MASVLEPFDLGPIRLNNRLVMGPMTRARCPTGTPNAIMAEYYAQRASAGLILTEGVWPEINAQGYFSTPGIENDEQTAGWKAVTDAVHARGGKIFMQLMHCGRVGDPVNNGGHQLVAPSAVQADFQILTVGDDGNVQLVRMAMPRALETDEVDGVLDGLERAAVNAKAAGFDGIELHAASGYLPMQFLSTNTNQRDDKWGGTPEKRTRFTIEAMERLFNVFGPERTGIKIAPGILYNDINDAEVEPTYDLLVRKLDAMKPAYLHFQTSLSYQHLNEFSTVASTEGQVEVWHHWPYQFLRDRFTGPIIASGDLTLDLAQKTLDAGMADLFVFGRRYISNPDLFERFKAGADLADPNQMTIYGGAEAGYTDYPAMAG, from the coding sequence ATGGCATCCGTTCTCGAACCGTTCGATCTCGGCCCGATCCGCCTCAACAACCGCCTCGTCATGGGGCCGATGACGCGCGCGCGCTGCCCAACCGGCACGCCCAACGCGATCATGGCCGAATATTATGCGCAGCGCGCCTCGGCCGGCCTGATCCTGACCGAAGGCGTGTGGCCGGAGATCAACGCGCAGGGCTATTTCTCGACGCCCGGCATCGAAAATGACGAACAGACCGCCGGATGGAAGGCCGTCACCGACGCCGTCCACGCGCGCGGCGGCAAGATCTTCATGCAGTTGATGCACTGCGGCCGCGTCGGCGATCCGGTCAACAATGGCGGGCACCAGCTGGTCGCGCCCTCGGCGGTGCAGGCCGATTTCCAGATCCTGACGGTCGGGGATGACGGCAACGTCCAGCTCGTCCGCATGGCGATGCCCCGCGCGCTGGAAACCGACGAGGTCGACGGCGTCCTCGACGGGCTGGAGCGCGCGGCGGTCAACGCCAAGGCGGCGGGCTTCGACGGGATCGAGTTGCACGCGGCCTCCGGCTATCTGCCGATGCAGTTCCTGTCGACCAACACCAACCAGCGCGACGACAAATGGGGCGGCACCCCCGAAAAGCGCACCCGCTTCACGATCGAGGCGATGGAGCGGCTGTTCAACGTGTTCGGTCCCGAACGCACCGGCATCAAGATCGCGCCGGGCATCCTCTACAACGACATCAACGATGCCGAGGTCGAGCCGACCTACGACCTGCTTGTGCGCAAGCTCGACGCGATGAAGCCCGCTTATCTGCACTTCCAGACGAGCCTGTCCTACCAGCACCTCAACGAATTCTCGACCGTCGCCAGCACGGAGGGCCAAGTCGAGGTGTGGCATCACTGGCCCTACCAGTTCCTGCGCGATCGCTTCACCGGACCGATCATCGCCTCGGGCGATCTGACGTTGGATCTGGCGCAGAAGACGCTCGACGCCGGCATGGCCGACCTGTTCGTCTTCGGCCGCCGCTACATCTCGAATCCCGATCTGTTCGAACGGTTCAAGGCGGGCGCCGACCTCGCCGATCCGAACCAGATGACGATCTATGGCGGCGCCGAGGCGGGCTATACCGACTATCCCGCAATGGCCGGCTGA
- a CDS encoding zinc-binding dehydrogenase — protein sequence MKAAFMLDKAIHVGSLADPTPGPGEVLVRTCACGVCASDLHVLHHGELLTQWSREVNGPFNMDLSKPVVLGHEYVGEIIDYGPDTQRTLKKGSLVTSTPVRFTAAGPVGVGLANDAPGGFGEYMVLPEMLLQPIPDALGVDIGAMAEPVSVGIYYVKAARVTADDTPLVIGCGAIGLAMILALKLTDARPIIAADYNADRRRMALAMGADIVIDPAETSPYEAPKGFEGRVPNVIFECVGVPGVMDGIIRACAPRSRIMVSGWCLEMDHMFTPAAHTKGLSLHYGGGPMPDDFAAAVRALVDGRIDPTPWLGGRVGLDGVAGAIEGARNPSNPIRMIVDPRLG from the coding sequence ATGAAAGCCGCTTTCATGCTCGACAAGGCGATCCACGTCGGATCGCTGGCCGATCCGACGCCGGGTCCGGGCGAGGTGCTGGTGCGCACTTGCGCGTGTGGAGTCTGCGCGTCGGATCTCCACGTCCTGCATCATGGCGAGCTGCTGACGCAGTGGTCGCGCGAGGTGAACGGTCCCTTCAACATGGACCTGAGCAAGCCGGTGGTCCTCGGCCACGAATATGTGGGCGAGATCATCGATTATGGCCCCGATACGCAGCGCACGCTGAAGAAGGGATCGCTCGTCACCTCCACGCCGGTGCGGTTCACGGCGGCGGGGCCGGTGGGCGTCGGCCTCGCCAACGATGCGCCGGGCGGGTTCGGCGAATATATGGTGCTGCCCGAAATGCTGCTCCAGCCGATCCCCGATGCTCTGGGCGTCGATATCGGCGCGATGGCGGAGCCGGTGTCGGTCGGCATCTATTATGTGAAGGCGGCGCGGGTGACGGCGGACGATACCCCGCTCGTCATCGGCTGCGGGGCGATCGGCCTCGCGATGATCCTGGCTTTGAAGCTTACCGATGCCCGCCCGATCATCGCCGCCGATTACAATGCCGATCGCCGCCGGATGGCGCTCGCGATGGGCGCCGACATCGTGATCGATCCAGCCGAAACCTCACCCTATGAAGCGCCGAAGGGGTTCGAGGGGCGGGTGCCCAACGTCATCTTCGAATGCGTCGGTGTGCCGGGCGTGATGGACGGGATCATCCGCGCCTGCGCCCCGCGATCGCGGATCATGGTGTCGGGCTGGTGCCTGGAAATGGACCACATGTTCACCCCCGCCGCGCATACGAAGGGACTGAGCCTCCATTATGGCGGCGGGCCGATGCCTGATGATTTCGCGGCGGCTGTCCGCGCGTTGGTCGACGGCAGGATCGATCCGACCCCGTGGCTCGGCGGTCGCGTCGGCCTCGATGGCGTTGCGGGCGCGATCGAGGGCGCCCGCAATCCTTCCAACCCGATCCGGATGATCGTCGATCCGCGGCTGGGTTAG